A genomic region of Pseudoalteromonas piscicida contains the following coding sequences:
- a CDS encoding GGDEF domain-containing protein, whose product MYYIGHYEYESYEELFWFGISFTLFNLITREIANPFLRLALLVYCAGLLLDIIDNFTDGFSIPLLNFDTSLKNIGFLLISFGFYCMITNKRASITELKKEVERRRLLEERMRYEANHDAMTGVGSRRACFEGLQTHRFDNQWLLYLDLDNFKQVNDNYGHHIGDEVLIKFTQNMKDYFGLDYSFRIGGDEFIAYINAVLPDTDEVRAALLKGLHDYKINVSIGMVKVDPAKQADLIIHEADEHMYGDKRGKSLRSSARG is encoded by the coding sequence ATGTACTATATTGGTCACTACGAATACGAGAGCTACGAAGAGTTGTTCTGGTTCGGCATTTCTTTCACTTTATTCAATTTGATCACCAGAGAAATCGCTAATCCGTTCTTACGCCTTGCCCTACTTGTGTATTGTGCGGGCCTACTCCTTGATATTATTGATAATTTTACCGACGGTTTTTCCATTCCTTTACTTAATTTTGACACCTCTTTGAAAAATATCGGTTTTTTACTCATCAGCTTTGGTTTTTACTGCATGATCACCAATAAAAGAGCCAGCATTACAGAGCTAAAAAAAGAAGTAGAGAGAAGAAGGTTGTTAGAGGAGCGGATGCGCTATGAAGCTAACCATGATGCGATGACGGGTGTGGGCAGTCGTCGCGCATGTTTTGAAGGCTTGCAAACACATCGCTTTGATAATCAATGGCTACTCTACCTCGATTTGGATAATTTTAAGCAGGTGAATGACAACTATGGCCATCATATTGGCGACGAGGTTTTGATTAAGTTTACCCAGAATATGAAAGATTACTTTGGCTTAGACTACAGCTTTCGTATCGGGGGAGACGAATTTATTGCCTATATTAATGCGGTGCTTCCGGATACAGACGAAGTAAGAGCGGCATTATTAAAAGGATTACACGATTACAAAATTAACGTGAGTATTGGAATGGTCAAAGTTGACCCAGCTAAACAAGCTGATCTCATCATCCACGAAGCCGATGAGCATATGTATGGCGATAAACGCGGTAAATCACTCAGATCTAGTGCTAGAGGGTAA
- a CDS encoding PoNe immunity protein domain-containing protein yields the protein MGGQIDAVGSPNINRYIYTLWWLALLQACDVAPAHIQEVLDVIGERGKDTLLDNVVIALGDNDRPISPTLYYPEIYQNLSLAFRVPSEQQPDLLNQFSQNWYSKLEGLADWHDNHNCECEFEYTDYYIGYWCFELVLVANALEIPRESLEDSVYVPVDLIR from the coding sequence TTGGGCGGGCAAATCGATGCTGTCGGCTCCCCTAATATCAATCGTTATATCTACACTTTGTGGTGGCTGGCACTTTTACAAGCCTGTGATGTCGCTCCAGCTCATATTCAAGAAGTGCTCGATGTTATTGGCGAACGCGGCAAAGACACCTTACTTGATAATGTAGTCATTGCACTTGGTGATAACGATAGACCTATTTCGCCCACACTCTACTACCCTGAAATTTATCAAAACCTTTCACTCGCTTTTAGAGTACCCAGTGAACAACAGCCTGATTTACTCAACCAATTTTCACAAAATTGGTACAGTAAGTTAGAGGGCTTGGCGGACTGGCATGATAATCACAATTGTGAATGCGAATTCGAGTACACGGACTATTACATTGGTTATTGGTGCTTTGAATTAGTTTTAGTCGCTAATGCTTTAGAAATACCAAGAGAATCCTTAGAAGATAGTGTTTATGTTCCGGTTGATTTAATCAGATAA
- a CDS encoding GAD-like domain-containing protein, which yields MIETNDDALEYFLSKFSQPTTIIPATTADIEAYRGKLPDKLLEYWQILGFSGFADGLFWLTNPADYQDILDRFLEDTPFEQDDIYYVIARNAWGELQIYGETTGESLEISPHLNWMRTKKGNEQDIKAGNTERTIKNFIAFQEIEDLDIENNQRKPLFPAALKKQGPLNADEVYGFAPFLFMGGEKKVKNIEKCDIFAHLNLIADMGDMEIIDMASMVRGAIKQHE from the coding sequence ATGATAGAGACGAATGATGACGCATTAGAATATTTTCTAAGCAAATTTAGCCAACCAACAACAATCATACCTGCGACTACCGCTGATATAGAAGCGTATCGAGGGAAACTGCCTGACAAGCTACTTGAATACTGGCAAATACTCGGTTTCAGTGGCTTTGCCGATGGTTTATTTTGGTTGACAAATCCAGCGGATTATCAAGACATTCTTGACCGATTTTTAGAAGACACCCCGTTTGAGCAAGATGATATCTATTATGTTATAGCGCGTAACGCTTGGGGGGAACTTCAGATTTACGGCGAAACAACAGGTGAGTCCCTTGAAATAAGCCCGCACCTAAATTGGATGCGAACAAAAAAAGGGAATGAGCAAGATATTAAAGCAGGTAACACTGAGCGGACAATAAAAAATTTTATAGCGTTTCAAGAAATTGAAGATCTTGATATTGAAAATAACCAAAGGAAGCCACTCTTTCCTGCGGCATTAAAAAAACAGGGCCCACTCAATGCCGATGAAGTGTACGGCTTTGCACCATTTTTATTTATGGGTGGCGAGAAAAAAGTCAAGAATATTGAAAAGTGCGATATTTTTGCCCATTTGAATTTAATTGCCGACATGGGGGATATGGAAATCATTGATATGGCTTCTATGGTACGTGGCGCTATTAAGCAGCATGAATAA
- a CDS encoding GAD-like domain-containing protein — translation MTKQFEIDEDFEWFLEKFEEPTEKHQAPAEITKKFEGKLPARLLEYWSEYGFSGFGEGLFWLTNPDDFEDTLDAWLGDIGIIEQDTYYVIARSAFGELFLWGEKFGHKYLIDPSHGWIIEKEGNAEDIAVGEENDAMQFFFGAKRPTSLDIDDTSGGLLFEKCKLRLSQLKYNEMYTFEPAFFLGGQPTIDNVSKVNIFAHLSVLASFGQKEILDQQGLIAKAYS, via the coding sequence ATGACCAAACAATTTGAAATAGATGAAGATTTCGAGTGGTTTCTTGAAAAATTTGAAGAGCCTACTGAAAAACATCAAGCCCCAGCAGAAATAACAAAAAAGTTTGAAGGTAAACTGCCTGCTAGATTATTAGAATATTGGAGTGAATACGGATTTTCTGGTTTCGGGGAAGGGCTTTTTTGGTTAACTAATCCCGATGATTTTGAAGATACCTTAGATGCATGGCTTGGAGATATAGGTATCATCGAGCAAGACACATATTATGTAATTGCTCGCAGTGCTTTTGGAGAGCTATTCTTATGGGGAGAGAAATTTGGACATAAATATCTAATCGACCCATCTCACGGTTGGATTATAGAGAAAGAAGGTAATGCCGAAGACATAGCAGTTGGAGAAGAAAACGATGCCATGCAGTTTTTCTTTGGTGCAAAAAGGCCAACATCGCTGGATATAGATGATACGAGTGGAGGCTTACTTTTTGAGAAATGTAAACTTCGATTATCTCAATTAAAATATAACGAAATGTATACTTTTGAACCCGCTTTTTTTCTTGGTGGGCAGCCTACCATTGACAATGTCAGTAAAGTAAATATTTTCGCCCATCTAAGTGTATTAGCATCATTTGGTCAGAAAGAAATACTAGACCAACAAGGGCTTATAGCTAAGGCTTATTCATAA
- a CDS encoding immunity 22 family protein: MTREEYLEEDDYYTQGFEKEGVVSIWLGVEAANESIEVDVLQDLCGVGYYDLANQESEYIESGIVDIAELFTEISYASSFEKSAIDSAKSIGITKARWLVCQFDFDYDPKKITRSVQSDPIFIGSFAYEEDD; encoded by the coding sequence ATGACCAGAGAGGAATACCTAGAAGAAGACGACTATTATACTCAAGGGTTTGAAAAAGAAGGTGTTGTTTCTATATGGCTTGGAGTTGAAGCTGCGAATGAATCTATAGAAGTTGATGTTCTACAAGATCTGTGTGGCGTTGGTTATTATGACTTAGCAAATCAAGAATCTGAGTATATAGAATCAGGAATTGTCGATATTGCAGAACTTTTTACAGAAATATCTTATGCAAGTTCCTTTGAAAAAAGTGCCATAGACTCTGCTAAGTCAATCGGTATTACCAAAGCAAGGTGGCTTGTTTGTCAGTTTGATTTTGATTATGACCCTAAAAAAATAACACGCTCTGTTCAAAGTGACCCTATTTTTATCGGTTCATTTGCTTATGAGGAAGATGATTAG
- a CDS encoding HNH endonuclease signature motif containing protein, with amino-acid sequence MSTSWHYDLLLPDAAIEGMQATVKRLDEVTPKIDQHMQQAAQEIGQRVNKALDEYQGQSPIRGVTDKPTKAKADELEPPKGNELPSGQNKWLAAEKLEIQASDYASLINSNKPWSWKDFPDGDKLTIKEKRAIKQKAIDKGLVPNVSFKSGTKYPDFASAGLIKAKLELPEGLWKKSDYIQFKWLDEKLPVGMRDGNTWHHSEIPGVMELVPFGPHNMINHQGGRSKGHWAYSKR; translated from the coding sequence ATGTCTACCAGTTGGCACTACGACCTACTACTTCCAGACGCCGCCATCGAAGGCATGCAAGCCACGGTAAAACGCCTAGACGAGGTCACCCCCAAAATCGACCAGCATATGCAACAAGCCGCCCAAGAAATCGGACAGCGAGTTAATAAAGCATTGGATGAATATCAAGGTCAATCACCAATTCGAGGCGTCACCGATAAGCCCACCAAAGCCAAAGCTGATGAATTGGAGCCGCCAAAAGGGAATGAGCTGCCCAGCGGTCAAAACAAGTGGTTAGCAGCTGAAAAACTAGAGATACAAGCTTCCGATTATGCGAGTTTAATTAATTCAAATAAACCTTGGTCTTGGAAAGATTTTCCAGATGGCGATAAGCTTACTATTAAAGAAAAAAGAGCAATCAAGCAAAAGGCTATTGATAAAGGTTTGGTTCCTAATGTTTCGTTTAAATCTGGAACAAAATACCCTGACTTTGCGTCAGCTGGTTTAATTAAAGCAAAGTTAGAATTACCAGAAGGACTATGGAAAAAATCAGATTACATTCAATTTAAGTGGCTCGATGAAAAGTTGCCTGTAGGTATGAGAGATGGTAACACTTGGCATCACTCAGAGATTCCTGGTGTTATGGAGTTGGTTCCTTTTGGTCCTCATAATATGATTAACCACCAAGGTGGAAGGTCGAAAGGCCATTGGGCATACAGCAAAAGATAG
- a CDS encoding immunity 49 family protein gives MVKNHYSYAKRTYDRANKLYEKSNSIFLETLQKNGCHTLSTFASLNLEEMFPLEVLESPGSDKAWHYIARALQLKLAIFQFNESPDSIFKFAYDNEVIELSGQLSPQYANIFNWQKALFCAIITRNQTAIDYLITVDNSVFKSAKYSEQLLPFDFAYVDLLKAIFTPSADLNQAIEKALIASDPNDCSEDDVYLYSSRLEWPIVSVILGIFTDDSGTEYNQAVESASALHNEYYNTDDRRYSLDGAISIPLTAMASLAKDIKGYDLTTENGYIPDWLVNPNPPK, from the coding sequence ATGGTTAAAAATCACTATAGTTACGCAAAGCGAACGTACGACAGAGCGAATAAGCTATATGAGAAAAGTAATAGTATTTTTTTAGAAACACTTCAAAAAAATGGCTGTCATACGTTATCTACATTCGCGTCGTTAAATTTAGAAGAGATGTTCCCTCTTGAAGTTCTCGAAAGTCCAGGTAGCGACAAAGCATGGCATTACATTGCAAGAGCCTTACAGCTGAAGCTTGCTATTTTCCAATTTAATGAAAGCCCTGATAGCATATTCAAATTTGCCTATGATAACGAAGTAATTGAACTATCTGGGCAGCTATCTCCACAATATGCAAACATATTTAATTGGCAAAAAGCGCTGTTCTGCGCCATTATCACTCGAAATCAAACTGCGATTGATTACTTAATAACTGTAGATAACTCAGTTTTTAAATCAGCCAAATATTCAGAGCAGCTCTTGCCTTTTGATTTTGCATATGTTGATTTGCTCAAAGCTATTTTTACACCCAGTGCAGATTTAAACCAAGCGATAGAAAAAGCGTTAATCGCCAGTGATCCAAATGACTGTAGTGAAGACGACGTATACCTTTATTCAAGTCGCTTAGAATGGCCAATAGTGTCTGTGATTCTTGGTATATTTACCGATGATAGTGGAACGGAATACAACCAGGCAGTAGAGAGTGCTAGCGCCCTGCATAATGAATACTATAACACTGATGACCGAAGGTACTCGTTAGACGGAGCTATTTCAATACCTCTCACTGCCATGGCTTCATTAGCAAAAGACATTAAAGGTTACGACTTGACCACAGAAAATGGCTATATACCTGATTGGTTGGTAAACCCTAACCCACCAAAATGA
- a CDS encoding methyl-accepting chemotaxis protein: MFAKLFTNNETQQALLAAQQEIASLKHANAQLIAENESLKQEVVSSQAALNDNTDNQLLQCALTGLSQVQGIRETVLASFMSIEEESHSIEQVNSAFSKSETALRKILAGMEQLGGNMDRMTTNISGLSQMADSINTFVTTISKISDQTNLLALNAAIEAARAGEAGRGFSVVADEVRALATNTNESANEVSDLVKKIIDTTHTTVSAVEEIQASNITLSDSIGHLNDEYEGIVSCCDSMKDTILVSTTQTFIQTVKLDHVVWKGDVYNVIIGNSHKNISDFADHTMCRLGKWFSGDGAQKFGGHNAFKRLEAPHKEVHRAGVEAMKKFKAGDSQGAVKQLNQMEHASVEVMDLLDQLGH, from the coding sequence GTGTTTGCAAAACTATTTACAAACAATGAAACCCAACAGGCCTTATTAGCCGCGCAACAAGAGATTGCCAGTTTAAAACATGCGAATGCGCAATTAATTGCTGAAAATGAGTCATTAAAACAAGAAGTTGTAAGCTCACAAGCTGCGCTCAATGATAATACTGACAATCAACTACTGCAGTGTGCATTGACCGGATTAAGCCAAGTGCAAGGGATCCGCGAAACTGTTCTTGCAAGCTTTATGAGTATTGAAGAAGAAAGCCATTCAATTGAGCAAGTAAACTCCGCCTTTTCTAAATCTGAAACCGCATTGCGTAAAATACTCGCGGGAATGGAGCAGCTCGGTGGCAATATGGACAGAATGACCACCAATATTTCCGGCCTATCACAAATGGCCGATAGCATTAATACCTTTGTTACAACGATTTCAAAAATTTCAGATCAAACTAATCTGTTAGCGCTTAATGCTGCTATTGAAGCAGCCCGAGCGGGTGAAGCTGGCCGTGGCTTTTCGGTTGTCGCCGATGAGGTACGTGCACTGGCAACCAACACCAACGAGTCCGCCAACGAAGTCTCCGATCTGGTCAAAAAGATCATCGATACGACTCATACAACCGTGAGTGCCGTGGAAGAAATTCAAGCGTCTAATATCACCCTATCTGACAGTATTGGACACTTAAACGATGAATACGAAGGGATTGTAAGTTGTTGTGATTCAATGAAAGACACCATTTTGGTTTCTACCACCCAAACTTTTATCCAGACAGTAAAGCTCGATCATGTCGTTTGGAAAGGAGACGTATACAACGTTATTATTGGCAATAGCCATAAAAATATCAGCGACTTTGCCGATCATACAATGTGCCGCTTAGGTAAGTGGTTTAGTGGCGATGGCGCCCAAAAGTTTGGCGGTCACAACGCGTTTAAACGCCTAGAAGCTCCGCATAAAGAAGTCCATAGAGCCGGTGTAGAAGCAATGAAAAAGTTTAAAGCAGGCGATTCTCAAGGCGCAGTAAAACAGCTTAACCAAATGGAACATGCCAGCGTTGAAGTAATGGACTTACTCGACCAACTAGGGCATTGA
- a CDS encoding SMI1/KNR4 family protein translates to MNIIWEEYVDPPLQDISSTEISTIEAIIGFILPADYKSFIVDKQGLVPSKEVIESGDLAPVTFGPLFHVLENCSSEHMLYSALEKFNKWKDLYPNIFPIADAGGTGNFFAYNFNIDHSNPPIIFVNVEEDPDSPEAFIYVSKDINELLNNLRA, encoded by the coding sequence GTGAATATAATTTGGGAAGAGTATGTAGATCCTCCTTTGCAAGATATCTCGAGCACTGAGATCTCAACAATAGAGGCCATTATAGGTTTTATACTACCTGCTGATTACAAATCTTTTATAGTTGACAAACAGGGGTTAGTACCATCTAAAGAGGTAATTGAATCAGGTGACTTAGCACCCGTAACGTTTGGACCGTTATTTCACGTTTTAGAAAATTGTTCCTCTGAACACATGCTATATAGTGCTCTGGAAAAATTTAATAAATGGAAAGATTTATATCCAAATATCTTTCCTATTGCTGATGCCGGAGGTACAGGCAACTTTTTTGCCTATAATTTTAATATTGATCATTCAAATCCACCTATAATCTTCGTGAATGTGGAAGAAGATCCTGATTCACCAGAAGCTTTTATATATGTTTCAAAAGATATAAATGAACTTCTCAATAATTTGAGAGCTTAG
- a CDS encoding SMI1/KNR4 family protein: protein MITKRNDSYELNNSSIFELESFCRVKLPHSFIEFFRNNNGVAFEGLTYDIDNEERLIERTLLITNDSNLSDDIMQYEIKVVLAQIEERLTDNEDLVGAELLPFAHVFGGDFLCLNFKDSNIEPSVVLWDHNESDELSPVFVLVSDSFEAFVERL, encoded by the coding sequence ATGATCACTAAACGTAATGACTCTTATGAGTTAAATAACTCAAGCATATTTGAATTGGAAAGCTTTTGCAGAGTTAAACTTCCACATTCATTTATCGAGTTTTTCCGCAACAACAATGGCGTTGCTTTTGAAGGCTTAACTTACGACATAGACAATGAGGAGCGGTTGATTGAGCGAACACTTCTTATCACAAACGATTCAAATTTGTCAGACGATATTATGCAATACGAAATAAAAGTGGTGCTCGCTCAGATTGAAGAGCGCCTAACCGACAATGAAGATTTAGTGGGTGCTGAGCTACTTCCTTTTGCTCATGTTTTTGGTGGAGACTTTTTATGTTTAAACTTCAAAGATAGCAATATTGAACCGTCAGTTGTACTCTGGGATCATAATGAATCAGATGAATTAAGTCCTGTTTTTGTACTAGTTTCAGATAGTTTTGAAGCTTTTGTTGAGCGTCTTTGA
- a CDS encoding GAD-like domain-containing protein: MNKFFDNFYNYKGFGPATHSIETSQEVLDFYHDKLPKKLLDYWLEYGFSSWGKGIFWTVNPKEYEEALAYWLRGTEFEERQLRGVDKYHVIAIGAFGRMFIWGETSGQSIKINPGYAMILPTNKTEDLNKFGSERCIELFFATMSKDLVDEKDLDDRLLFERALEKLGPLENGEIYGFVPALALGGEPKLENLQKVKATEHLAFLADLGEKRVMADIVALSNQLPHNQ, encoded by the coding sequence ATGAATAAGTTTTTTGACAATTTTTATAACTATAAAGGTTTTGGGCCGGCTACCCACTCAATTGAAACCTCACAGGAGGTTTTGGACTTTTATCATGATAAATTACCCAAAAAATTACTCGACTACTGGCTAGAGTATGGCTTTTCCAGTTGGGGGAAAGGCATATTCTGGACCGTAAATCCAAAAGAGTATGAAGAAGCTTTAGCGTATTGGTTGCGCGGTACTGAGTTCGAAGAGAGACAATTACGAGGGGTTGATAAGTACCACGTAATCGCAATTGGAGCTTTTGGTCGAATGTTTATTTGGGGTGAAACATCGGGTCAAAGTATTAAAATCAACCCAGGTTATGCAATGATTTTACCTACCAACAAAACTGAAGACCTTAATAAGTTTGGCTCTGAACGATGTATAGAGTTATTTTTTGCTACGATGTCAAAGGACCTTGTTGATGAGAAAGACCTTGATGATAGGCTTTTATTTGAACGAGCTTTGGAGAAGTTAGGTCCTCTAGAAAATGGAGAAATCTATGGCTTTGTGCCAGCTCTTGCCCTTGGTGGCGAACCTAAGCTTGAGAATCTCCAAAAGGTAAAAGCCACGGAACATTTAGCTTTCTTAGCAGACCTTGGAGAGAAGCGTGTTATGGCCGATATCGTTGCGCTATCTAATCAATTACCCCATAACCAATAG
- a CDS encoding polymorphic toxin type 15 domain-containing protein, producing MQQTAQEIGQRVNKALDEYQGQSPIRGVTDKPTKAKADELEPLKGNELPGGKGLHPLKAGMKAYKVPCFKPSDNLRKKHKGDLRALEHNYARQLKNQEKGLNDLTIGEYRENRDRYKNMKRKGTGTVQEGFRKDFEKDLKRSLKDSYSRKLSYAEAEKLALQRATEIMGNLHALHDPDMGAGGYDNVTRLGDKRVNESIGPQWAKAPIGSKKGDKTRVELMDEQVEKAFKEYGPDAKLNIRLERCPLNKK from the coding sequence ATGCAACAAACCGCCCAAGAAATCGGGCAGCGAGTTAATAAAGCACTGGATGAGTATCAAGGCCAATCACCAATTCGAGGCGTCACCGACAAGCCCACCAAAGCCAAAGCTGATGAATTGGAGCCGCTAAAAGGGAATGAATTGCCGGGAGGGAAAGGGTTGCACCCTCTCAAAGCAGGCATGAAAGCATACAAGGTCCCCTGTTTTAAACCAAGTGATAACTTAAGGAAAAAACATAAGGGCGACTTACGTGCTTTAGAGCATAATTACGCAAGGCAGCTTAAGAATCAAGAAAAAGGCTTAAATGATTTAACCATTGGTGAATACAGAGAAAACCGCGATCGATACAAAAATATGAAGCGCAAAGGGACTGGAACTGTTCAAGAAGGTTTTAGAAAAGACTTCGAAAAAGATTTAAAGAGATCTCTTAAAGACTCATACAGTAGAAAATTATCATATGCTGAAGCCGAAAAATTAGCCTTGCAAAGAGCAACAGAAATTATGGGCAATTTACATGCATTACATGACCCTGATATGGGCGCTGGCGGTTATGATAATGTTACTCGTCTGGGTGATAAAAGAGTTAATGAATCTATAGGTCCGCAGTGGGCCAAAGCACCTATAGGAAGTAAAAAAGGGGATAAAACACGCGTGGAATTAATGGATGAGCAAGTTGAAAAAGCATTTAAAGAATATGGCCCAGATGCTAAGTTGAACATTCGACTTGAGCGTTGCCCGTTGAACAAAAAGTAA
- a CDS encoding DUF3429 domain-containing protein: MHPYFNHIQLGYFGFVPFLACIAWTLMTGVSSDVLHAFQFYSLGILAFMAGSLWRAGEQTNKQAILAVIVVIPYPLLSIAAPQWLLLYLAIAYWLVYFIERSSSRWSDYHKDYQKMRTILTSLVFVSHLFMIAQALELNA; the protein is encoded by the coding sequence ATGCACCCGTACTTCAATCATATTCAACTTGGTTACTTTGGCTTCGTTCCCTTTTTGGCTTGTATCGCGTGGACGCTAATGACAGGTGTATCAAGTGACGTGCTTCATGCTTTTCAGTTTTACAGTCTGGGGATTCTAGCTTTTATGGCCGGAAGTTTATGGCGTGCAGGTGAGCAAACCAACAAACAAGCGATACTGGCCGTGATTGTCGTGATCCCATACCCCTTACTTAGTATTGCAGCACCACAATGGTTGCTTCTCTATCTAGCTATCGCATATTGGCTTGTATATTTTATAGAGCGCAGTTCGTCTCGCTGGAGTGACTATCATAAAGACTATCAAAAAATGCGAACAATACTGACTTCTCTCGTTTTTGTTAGTCATCTATTTATGATTGCTCAAGCACTTGAGTTAAACGCATAA
- a CDS encoding YrhA family protein yields MMMSVLINLIEQKNKIEESQYQEGFLLPPATEKQLIKLQENSLRLFKRKISDQFIELLKISNGFSVNGLNVYGANTIESPIYLPGIIEANESFYEECSLKQFIAYADENMRRVVFNLNTRLYAVIDRVTWEIIDEYETFEEALLALIEESCVFE; encoded by the coding sequence ATGATGATGAGCGTACTAATCAATTTGATCGAACAGAAAAACAAAATAGAAGAATCGCAATACCAAGAAGGTTTTTTACTTCCTCCTGCAACTGAGAAACAACTTATAAAGCTGCAAGAAAACTCATTAAGATTGTTTAAGAGGAAAATATCAGACCAGTTTATAGAATTATTAAAAATTTCAAATGGTTTTTCTGTAAATGGTTTAAACGTGTATGGTGCAAACACCATCGAAAGTCCAATTTATCTACCAGGTATAATTGAAGCCAATGAATCATTTTATGAAGAGTGCTCCCTGAAGCAATTTATTGCATATGCTGATGAAAACATGAGGCGTGTAGTTTTCAATTTGAACACCCGACTCTATGCTGTCATAGATAGAGTTACTTGGGAAATAATTGATGAGTATGAAACGTTTGAAGAAGCGTTACTTGCATTAATTGAGGAGAGTTGTGTGTTTGAATAA
- a CDS encoding polymorphic toxin type 15 domain-containing protein, producing MQQAAQEIGQRVNKALDEYQGQSPIRGVTDKPTKAKADELEPPKGNELPGAAIKRMPQHKVACFKKNDKGTVQEYDRQLEGQMKGLNNMTVKEYLDNRDAFKKIGRKGTGKAQKKAREDFKNELILKYEEKLNNSGEYFGDEAIKQAKQLASKDMKTLHALHNPDMIAGGLDEVVELGDASVNQSIGAQWNNNGFDDNGMKTTSSRVEIMDIEAKKHSLHLVPIQS from the coding sequence ATGCAACAAGCCGCCCAAGAAATCGGACAGCGAGTTAATAAAGCACTGGATGAATATCAAGGCCAATCACCAATTCGAGGCGTCACCGACAAGCCCACCAAAGCCAAAGCCGATGAATTGGAACCACCAAAAGGGAATGAGTTGCCGGGGGCAGCAATAAAACGTATGCCGCAACATAAAGTAGCTTGCTTTAAGAAGAACGATAAAGGCACTGTACAAGAATACGACCGACAGTTAGAAGGCCAAATGAAAGGGCTTAATAACATGACAGTAAAAGAATACCTTGATAATCGCGACGCTTTTAAAAAGATTGGACGAAAAGGAACTGGGAAAGCACAAAAGAAAGCAAGAGAAGACTTTAAGAACGAACTTATTTTAAAGTACGAGGAAAAGCTTAATAATAGCGGTGAGTATTTTGGAGATGAAGCCATCAAGCAAGCCAAGCAGCTCGCGAGTAAAGATATGAAAACCCTTCATGCGCTACATAACCCTGATATGATAGCGGGCGGATTAGATGAGGTCGTTGAATTAGGGGATGCAAGTGTGAACCAATCTATTGGCGCGCAATGGAATAATAACGGCTTTGACGACAACGGTATGAAGACTACATCGAGTCGAGTTGAAATAATGGATATTGAGGCAAAAAAGCACTCTCTACACTTGGTCCCGATACAAAGTTAA